The following proteins are encoded in a genomic region of Acidobacteriota bacterium:
- a CDS encoding biopolymer transporter ExbD yields the protein ITFFMVTTVFTAIHGIDYGLPKKEMSSNIKPQESVYIHLKASGEITLDFVPVSSMEQLASYIKGKMEQTQGRKPVILRTDPEVPYGVTVEVLDVLKQLDIQNISIPTQTDIELWKDYFRD from the coding sequence CATCACCTTCTTCATGGTCACCACCGTCTTCACCGCGATCCACGGCATCGACTACGGACTCCCCAAGAAGGAGATGTCCTCCAACATCAAGCCCCAGGAATCGGTGTACATCCACCTCAAGGCCAGCGGCGAGATCACCCTGGATTTTGTGCCGGTCAGCTCCATGGAGCAGCTCGCCTCATACATCAAGGGCAAGATGGAACAGACTCAGGGACGCAAGCCGGTCATCCTGCGGACCGATCCCGAGGTGCCCTACGGGGTGACGGTCGAAGTCCTGGACGTGCTGAAACAGCTCGACATCCAGAACATCTCGATCCCGACCCAGACCGACATCGAGCTGTGGAAGGATTATTTCCGCGATTGA
- a CDS encoding tetratricopeptide repeat protein translates to MGNPTIRHPFRPAARGLRAVWLAVALALAAGAVLADYNDAIMLFKRQKYRDALRRIQPDVTKNPEWEFGHRFVGMCYFKLREYDSAVRAFERAAELKSTEPSTFLGLAESYYQIGQLDKAVETLDRHKALFTKRSDLYNLYRIRAFTTFKQGRYYDSADAVVQSFQYASGSAQDWLILGLSYFRTNQDDKARQALNTVLQMDKDNATAKEYLGRLRLREGESALKNKNYPLARDVFTAQLQSNPGDAASAFNLALAQIGLKDWANALASLDKASGAFGSEFRYHYFRGFVLENLGKYSESEQSYQRALQLEANAQAREALQRVQRRKANK, encoded by the coding sequence ATGGGAAATCCGACGATCCGACATCCTTTCCGTCCCGCGGCCCGCGGACTGCGCGCCGTTTGGCTGGCGGTGGCGCTGGCCCTGGCCGCCGGCGCCGTGCTGGCGGATTACAACGACGCCATCATGCTCTTCAAGCGGCAGAAATACCGCGACGCGCTGCGCCGGATCCAGCCCGACGTGACCAAGAATCCTGAGTGGGAATTCGGCCACCGGTTCGTCGGAATGTGCTACTTCAAGCTCCGGGAGTACGATTCGGCGGTGCGGGCGTTTGAGCGGGCGGCGGAGCTCAAGAGCACCGAACCGTCCACCTTCCTCGGCCTGGCCGAGTCGTACTACCAGATCGGCCAGCTGGACAAAGCCGTTGAAACCCTCGACCGCCATAAGGCACTGTTCACCAAACGCAGCGACCTGTACAACCTGTACCGTATCCGCGCCTTCACCACCTTCAAGCAGGGCCGGTACTACGATTCCGCCGACGCCGTGGTCCAGTCGTTTCAGTACGCGTCGGGGAGCGCGCAAGACTGGCTGATCCTCGGCCTGAGCTACTTCCGGACCAACCAGGACGACAAGGCCCGCCAGGCGCTGAACACCGTGCTCCAGATGGACAAGGACAACGCCACGGCGAAGGAGTATCTCGGCCGCCTGCGGCTGCGCGAGGGTGAGTCCGCCCTCAAGAACAAGAACTACCCGCTGGCCCGGGACGTGTTCACCGCCCAGCTCCAGAGCAACCCCGGGGATGCCGCCAGCGCATTCAACCTGGCGCTGGCCCAGATCGGTCTCAAGGACTGGGCCAACGCATTGGCGTCACTGGACAAGGCGAGCGGCGCCTTCGGCAGCGAATTCCGCTATCATTATTTCCGCGGCTTTGTGCTGGAGAATCTGGGGAAGTATTCGGAATCGGAGCAATCGTACCAGCGGGCGCTTCAGCTCGAAGCGAACGCCCAAGCCCGCGAAGCCCTCCAGCGCGTACAGCGCCGCAAGGCAAACAAATGA
- a CDS encoding STAS domain-containing protein, with translation MQINEKEVNGITVLEIHGKILMGEGDIAIKKKIDDLLAKNTKKVILDLSSVPYIDSSGLGELIRCYTTMRKANGTLKLANVTDRIVDLLTITKLITVFEYYKTVDDAIKSF, from the coding sequence ATGCAGATCAATGAGAAAGAGGTGAACGGGATCACCGTACTGGAAATCCACGGCAAGATCCTCATGGGCGAAGGCGATATTGCCATCAAGAAAAAGATCGACGACCTGCTGGCCAAGAATACAAAGAAAGTCATCCTCGACCTGTCCAGCGTGCCGTACATCGACAGCTCCGGACTGGGCGAGCTGATCCGCTGCTATACCACCATGCGGAAAGCCAACGGCACCCTGAAGCTGGCCAACGTCACCGACCGGATCGTGGATCTGCTCACCATCACCAAGCTGATCACGGTGTTCGAGTACTACAAGACCGTCGACGACGCGATCAAGAGCTTCTGA
- the rpsP gene encoding 30S ribosomal protein S16, with protein sequence MLTIRLTRRGSNKRPDYRVVVTEKSAPRDGRFVEIVGHYHPKCNPAQVILNMDRIQYWLSKGAQPSDTVRRLIDNAAASKTSESSS encoded by the coding sequence TTGCTCACAATCAGGTTAACCCGCAGAGGCTCCAATAAGCGGCCCGATTACCGTGTGGTGGTGACGGAAAAATCGGCTCCCCGAGACGGGCGGTTTGTGGAAATCGTCGGGCATTATCATCCGAAATGCAATCCGGCCCAGGTCATCCTGAACATGGACCGGATCCAATACTGGCTCAGCAAGGGGGCTCAGCCCTCCGATACAGTCCGACGACTGATCGACAATGCGGCAGCCTCCAAAACCTCGGAATCGTCGTCATAA
- a CDS encoding KH domain-containing protein, whose product MKELLEMIAKVLVDNPEQVQVTEVEGEQTTVLELRVAQVDLGKVIGKQGRTARAIRTILGAAGMKMHKRFVLEILE is encoded by the coding sequence ATGAAAGAGTTACTCGAAATGATCGCGAAGGTGCTCGTCGACAATCCGGAACAAGTCCAGGTCACTGAAGTGGAAGGTGAACAGACGACTGTTCTGGAACTGCGCGTGGCGCAGGTCGATTTGGGCAAGGTCATCGGTAAACAGGGGCGGACAGCGCGCGCCATCCGCACCATTCTGGGCGCGGCCGGCATGAAGATGCATAAGCGGTTCGTGCTGGAGATTCTGGAATAG
- the rimM gene encoding 16S rRNA processing protein RimM encodes MTTPDHLVIVGTIVKPHGIRGELVVDPLSDSLEMFKQGQALQLFQETTGWRCLQVEHARWHQGRVLLTLGGVTSRTEAEQLRHADLYMDASTLPSLGPGEYYHYQILDCAVVDVAGRRVGRVRSIQEPAGVPMLEIDTGRATFLLPFVEAYVQSTDLARAEIVIRDYEGLQDLES; translated from the coding sequence GTGACCACGCCCGATCATCTGGTAATCGTCGGTACCATCGTCAAACCGCACGGGATACGGGGAGAGCTCGTTGTGGACCCCCTCAGCGACTCTCTGGAAATGTTCAAGCAGGGCCAGGCCCTGCAGCTCTTTCAAGAGACGACCGGCTGGCGGTGCCTGCAGGTGGAACACGCCCGATGGCATCAGGGCCGGGTGCTTCTGACGCTCGGCGGCGTGACCAGCCGGACCGAAGCGGAGCAGCTGCGGCACGCGGATCTTTACATGGATGCCTCCACCCTCCCGTCCCTGGGACCGGGCGAGTACTACCACTACCAGATCCTGGATTGCGCGGTCGTGGATGTCGCCGGGCGGCGGGTGGGACGCGTGCGGTCCATCCAGGAACCCGCCGGCGTGCCGATGCTCGAGATCGACACCGGCCGGGCCACGTTCCTTCTGCCCTTCGTCGAGGCGTATGTCCAATCGACCGACTTGGCGCGGGCGGAAATCGTCATCCGGGACTATGAGGGGCTGCAGGACCTTGAATCGTGA
- the trmD gene encoding tRNA (guanosine(37)-N1)-methyltransferase TrmD, which yields MRIDIITIFPELFASVFDFGMIQKARKSGCLELTCWDLRQFTTDKHRTVDDRPFGGGEGMVLKPEPLAAAIRQVCAGRSDSWVIYLTPQGTPLHQERVRGLSTREHLVLICGRYEGIDQRVIDQFVHEEISVGDFVLSGGEIPAMILVDAVTRLLPGVVGHPDSTRNESFEEGCLDCPVYTRPEVFEGRQVPEALMSGNHALIRRWRDHQRRERTRQRRPDLWNRNNITNEVNDNE from the coding sequence ATGCGGATCGATATCATCACCATCTTCCCGGAGTTGTTTGCGTCGGTCTTTGATTTCGGCATGATCCAGAAGGCCCGGAAGTCCGGCTGCCTCGAGCTGACGTGCTGGGACCTGCGGCAGTTCACCACCGACAAGCACCGGACGGTGGATGACCGGCCGTTTGGCGGAGGCGAGGGCATGGTGCTCAAGCCCGAGCCCCTGGCGGCCGCCATCCGCCAGGTCTGCGCCGGGCGCTCCGACTCGTGGGTGATCTACCTCACGCCGCAGGGAACGCCCCTGCACCAGGAGCGCGTACGCGGACTGTCGACCCGCGAGCACCTGGTGTTGATCTGCGGTCGCTACGAGGGAATCGACCAGCGCGTGATCGACCAGTTCGTGCACGAGGAGATCTCGGTGGGCGACTTCGTGCTCAGCGGCGGCGAGATCCCCGCCATGATTCTGGTGGACGCGGTGACCCGGCTGCTCCCCGGCGTGGTGGGCCATCCGGACTCCACGCGGAACGAGTCATTCGAGGAGGGATGCCTGGACTGCCCCGTGTACACGCGGCCCGAGGTGTTCGAAGGCCGACAGGTCCCGGAAGCGCTCATGTCCGGCAACCACGCGCTGATCCGGCGGTGGCGTGACCATCAGCGCCGGGAGCGGACGCGGCAGCGGCGTCCGGATCTGTGGAACAGGAACAATATAACCAACGAGGTGAACGATAATGAATAA
- the rplS gene encoding 50S ribosomal protein L19 → MNKLDVIEKEYLKTDLPAIRIGDTVRVHVKIVEGDKVRIQLFEGVVIARKHGGVRETMTVRKTSFGYGVERVFPLHSPVVDKVEVVRSGKVRRAKLYFLRKLSGKAARLREDR, encoded by the coding sequence ATGAATAAACTCGACGTCATCGAGAAAGAGTATCTGAAAACCGACCTGCCGGCCATCCGCATCGGCGACACGGTGCGGGTGCACGTAAAGATCGTCGAAGGCGACAAGGTCCGCATTCAGCTCTTCGAGGGCGTGGTGATCGCCCGCAAGCATGGCGGAGTCCGCGAGACCATGACGGTGCGCAAGACCTCCTTCGGCTACGGCGTGGAGCGGGTGTTCCCGCTGCATTCGCCCGTCGTGGACAAGGTTGAAGTGGTTCGTTCCGGCAAGGTCCGCCGAGCCAAGCTCTACTTCTTGCGCAAACTCAGCGGCAAAGCCGCCCGGCTCCGCGAGGACCGCTAA
- a CDS encoding ribonuclease HII, with the protein MVERVQRALFDKNWRFPVEKEFDWSRTRLIAGVDEVGRGALAGPVTAAAVILDPENCVEGITDSKQLSARQRERLAAEIEQRALGWSIASLSNEEIDRIHIVEATRRCMIRAVQSLPLQAELILVDALVLTGLDIPSRSLIKGDALSVNIGAASIIAKVHRDRWMNAAAREFPQYGFDRHKGYGTARHRDSIRRFGECPLHRKSFRLLDEA; encoded by the coding sequence ATGGTTGAAAGGGTGCAACGGGCGCTATTTGATAAGAACTGGCGCTTTCCCGTAGAGAAGGAATTCGACTGGAGTCGAACCCGGCTCATCGCAGGGGTGGATGAAGTGGGACGGGGCGCTCTGGCGGGTCCGGTCACGGCCGCGGCGGTGATTCTCGATCCGGAAAACTGTGTCGAGGGGATCACCGACTCCAAACAGTTGTCCGCGCGACAGCGGGAGCGGCTGGCCGCCGAAATCGAACAGCGGGCGCTCGGCTGGAGTATCGCGTCCCTGTCCAACGAGGAAATCGATCGGATCCACATCGTCGAGGCCACGCGGCGATGCATGATCCGGGCGGTTCAATCCCTCCCCCTGCAAGCGGAACTTATTCTGGTGGATGCACTTGTCCTGACCGGACTTGACATCCCATCACGAAGTCTGATAAAAGGAGATGCCTTATCCGTCAACATCGGTGCCGCTTCCATCATCGCCAAGGTGCACCGGGACCGGTGGATGAACGCTGCGGCGAGAGAATTTCCCCAGTACGGCTTTGATCGGCACAAGGGGTACGGAACGGCGCGGCATCGGGACAGCATCCGGCGATTCGGGGAATGCCCCCTGCACCGGAAATCTTTTCGGCTGCTGGACGAGGCTTAG
- a CDS encoding tetratricopeptide repeat protein, translating into MAAYNKEKLLKNAQKLVAQGKLENAIKEYEKILEQEPNDLGLLNTIGDLNLSLQRPANATNFFKRVAQKYIDDGFYSRAIAVYRKIVMADNRNMENLEVLADLFIKEGMVSEAKKHYAEIARAYLVSNNFPRAYKTYKKLADLTQDDPNIHLKLAELSLKLEMLDNARESYLNAAVISSRRGNPQQALNSIKMALEIDPYHMGSLKTLFKISLELQDFGLLTDKLETAQKRSPDNRELMEMLGQCYMFQGELQKAFEVFSAIFDLDQSKYFLLYDLAESALKLTHYELAGAAISKVADIMLNRKENLKLFETLEAITSQDPLNIVALQKLAEVYKTLSDNFKYFSTLEKLVEALMRRKQFPDALQVLEQALNLEPNNEKLRNFHREAFAKVYPNETYTPYGGSGEEEEESAALFEFDTSELSRGTTTPGQGDVGLEIELLLSYGLKDKAKLKLQEKIKEDPNDTVLREKLKNLYKEEGSLKQAADLCFELVNLLTLRGEHDRAAAFLEEGRGLDPTRGDISIPTGVLDKGISFPEEMDTSSTGFELLEVEDSIDLTNDLSEILVGPRETAPAKPADRPAARPKAPEEPPAKRSAAPLTPPPVEPTPPPAQKKPAKAPTSEFFTPLPEIDSDINLRLEETLKSIEDLDFLTRLGTSGLELPGTPAHSVPLEPEPTAAEASIDNLNSLKDLSALSAAPAATPPPAAAAPADNREVMNALQEIDFYIKLGFNDNAREELLQLQKRYPDNPEIQERLSQLAVPEPVEEPPEPESIEEEVAFTPRIEIQEIPRSDTTRAAASAEESAAVEEVTPEEVDIDLFSMISADSMKEDTERPSSSYQVRKMSPNMDGAGAPAADTAPANPFSDLQADDVLSNSFLFGEEKTSLHKKPDGLFVPPEQDAVVEDKNTSGKSLSSMHNIFSDIVEEANKVFVGDAVEEGDFETHYNLGCAYKEMGLLDDSIAAFQKAYNCVKDQQSTPNFIKACSMLSVCFFEKGLYKSALKWCERGVQSKGHEDHEYQALKFDMARAYEMMEDYQKALDVYSEIYAEDINYRDVADKIKALRIKIK; encoded by the coding sequence ATGGCCGCCTACAACAAAGAGAAACTCCTGAAGAACGCGCAGAAGCTCGTCGCCCAGGGCAAGCTGGAAAACGCGATCAAGGAGTACGAGAAGATCCTGGAGCAGGAACCGAACGATCTCGGCCTGCTCAACACCATCGGGGACCTCAACCTGAGCCTGCAGCGGCCTGCCAACGCAACCAACTTCTTCAAGCGGGTCGCCCAGAAGTACATCGACGACGGGTTCTACAGCCGGGCCATCGCGGTCTATCGCAAGATCGTGATGGCCGACAACCGAAATATGGAGAATCTCGAGGTCCTGGCCGACCTGTTCATCAAGGAAGGCATGGTCTCGGAGGCCAAGAAGCACTACGCGGAAATCGCCCGGGCCTACCTGGTGAGCAACAATTTTCCCCGCGCCTACAAAACATACAAAAAGCTGGCTGACCTGACCCAGGACGATCCCAACATCCACCTGAAACTGGCTGAGCTGAGCCTCAAGCTGGAGATGCTGGACAACGCCCGCGAATCGTACCTGAATGCAGCCGTCATCAGCAGCCGCCGGGGCAATCCCCAGCAGGCCCTGAACAGCATCAAGATGGCCCTGGAGATCGACCCCTACCACATGGGCTCGCTCAAGACACTGTTCAAGATCTCGCTGGAACTGCAGGATTTCGGGCTGCTGACGGACAAGCTGGAGACCGCCCAAAAGCGCAGCCCCGACAACCGCGAGCTGATGGAGATGCTGGGGCAATGCTACATGTTCCAGGGGGAGTTGCAGAAGGCGTTCGAGGTCTTCTCGGCGATCTTCGATCTGGACCAGTCCAAGTATTTTCTCCTGTACGATCTGGCCGAGTCCGCGCTGAAACTGACCCATTACGAGCTGGCCGGCGCCGCCATCAGCAAGGTCGCCGACATCATGCTCAACCGGAAGGAAAACCTGAAGCTGTTCGAAACACTCGAGGCGATCACCAGCCAGGATCCGCTCAACATCGTCGCCTTGCAGAAACTGGCCGAGGTCTACAAAACCCTGTCGGACAACTTCAAGTACTTCAGCACTCTGGAAAAACTGGTCGAGGCGCTCATGCGGCGCAAGCAGTTCCCCGATGCGCTGCAGGTGCTCGAACAGGCGCTGAATCTGGAGCCGAACAACGAAAAACTCCGCAACTTCCACCGCGAGGCGTTCGCCAAGGTCTACCCGAACGAGACGTACACCCCCTACGGCGGATCGGGCGAAGAGGAGGAAGAGAGCGCCGCCCTGTTCGAGTTCGACACATCGGAGTTGAGCCGGGGCACCACCACACCGGGGCAGGGCGACGTGGGTCTGGAGATCGAACTGCTGCTCAGTTACGGACTCAAGGACAAGGCCAAGCTCAAGCTGCAGGAAAAAATCAAGGAAGATCCCAACGACACGGTCCTTCGCGAGAAGCTGAAAAACCTCTACAAGGAGGAGGGCAGCCTCAAGCAGGCCGCGGATCTGTGCTTTGAACTCGTCAACCTGCTGACCTTGCGCGGTGAGCATGACCGGGCGGCCGCCTTCCTGGAAGAGGGGCGCGGCCTCGATCCGACCCGTGGTGACATCTCCATTCCCACCGGCGTGCTGGACAAAGGGATTTCCTTCCCCGAAGAAATGGACACGTCGTCCACCGGCTTCGAACTCCTGGAAGTGGAAGATTCCATCGACCTCACAAACGACCTGTCCGAAATCCTGGTGGGCCCGCGTGAAACGGCGCCGGCCAAACCCGCCGACCGTCCTGCCGCCAGGCCGAAGGCGCCCGAGGAACCGCCCGCGAAGAGAAGCGCCGCGCCGTTGACTCCGCCACCGGTGGAGCCCACTCCCCCGCCGGCGCAGAAGAAGCCCGCCAAGGCGCCGACCAGCGAGTTCTTCACGCCGCTGCCGGAAATCGACTCTGATATCAACCTCCGCCTCGAGGAGACGCTCAAGTCCATCGAGGATCTCGATTTTCTGACCAGACTCGGCACCAGCGGGCTGGAGCTCCCGGGCACCCCGGCCCACAGCGTGCCGCTGGAACCCGAACCAACAGCGGCCGAGGCGTCGATCGACAACCTGAATTCGCTCAAGGACCTGTCGGCCCTCTCCGCGGCGCCGGCCGCCACACCGCCGCCTGCCGCAGCGGCGCCGGCCGATAACCGTGAGGTGATGAACGCCCTGCAGGAAATCGACTTCTACATCAAGCTGGGATTCAACGACAACGCGCGCGAGGAACTGCTCCAGCTCCAGAAGCGCTACCCGGACAACCCCGAGATCCAGGAGCGGCTGAGCCAGCTGGCGGTGCCTGAACCCGTCGAGGAACCCCCTGAACCCGAATCCATCGAGGAAGAGGTCGCGTTCACGCCGCGCATCGAAATCCAGGAGATTCCGCGCTCCGACACCACCCGCGCGGCCGCGTCCGCGGAAGAGTCGGCGGCGGTCGAGGAAGTTACGCCGGAAGAGGTCGACATCGATCTCTTCAGCATGATTTCCGCCGATTCAATGAAGGAGGACACCGAGCGGCCCAGCAGCAGCTATCAGGTCCGCAAGATGAGCCCCAACATGGACGGCGCGGGCGCGCCGGCCGCCGACACGGCGCCGGCCAACCCCTTCTCCGACCTGCAGGCGGATGATGTCCTCAGCAATTCCTTCCTGTTCGGCGAGGAGAAAACATCGCTGCACAAAAAGCCGGACGGACTCTTCGTCCCCCCCGAGCAGGATGCGGTCGTGGAGGACAAGAACACGTCGGGGAAGTCGCTGTCATCGATGCACAACATCTTCTCCGACATCGTCGAAGAGGCCAACAAGGTCTTCGTCGGCGACGCAGTGGAGGAGGGCGATTTCGAAACCCATTACAACCTGGGTTGCGCCTACAAGGAGATGGGGCTCCTGGACGATTCGATCGCAGCCTTCCAGAAAGCGTACAACTGCGTGAAAGACCAGCAGTCCACGCCCAACTTCATCAAGGCCTGCAGCATGCTCAGCGTGTGCTTCTTTGAGAAGGGCCTCTACAAGTCCGCCCTGAAATGGTGCGAGCGGGGCGTCCAGAGCAAGGGACACGAGGACCACGAGTATCAGGCGCTCAAGTTCGACATGGCCCGCGCCTACGAGATGATGGAGGATTACCAGAAGGCCCTGGACGTCTATTCCGAGATTTACGCCGAGGACATCAACTACCGGGACGTGGCCGACAAGATCAAGGCGCTCCGCATCAAGATCAAGTGA
- the thiC gene encoding phosphomethylpyrimidine synthase ThiC produces the protein MVMTLIDRIQQGDIPDALRAVAAAESRDLEFILAGLRSGRIVIPQNAAKTLRRPAGIGEGLRTKVNANLGTSPEHENIDEELAKLRVAVRFGADAVMDLSTGRLIRLTRQRIIAASDVMVGTVPIYEAAVRARDAHQTFIRMTADELFGVIEDHGRDGVDFITVHCGATRAVVELLRQQGRVMDIVSRGGSLLVEWMICNDCENPLYEHFDRLLEICRRHDLTLSLGDGLRPGCLADATDRAQIGEMLVLGELTRRARAAGVQVMIEGPGHVPLQMIPENMRLEKSLCEGAPFYVLGPLVTDIAPGYDHITGAIGGAVAGMHGADFLCYVTPAEHLRLPTEEDVRLGVIASKIAAHAADIAKGLPGAMDPDRAMSVARKNLDWDSQFRHALDPELAGRMRRERPPKGQSEVCTMCGEFCAVKTSQEAMALLRAKKR, from the coding sequence ATTGTCATGACCCTGATTGATCGGATTCAACAAGGCGACATACCGGACGCGTTGCGGGCGGTCGCTGCCGCCGAGTCCCGGGATCTCGAGTTCATACTGGCCGGCCTGCGGTCGGGGCGGATCGTGATCCCGCAGAACGCCGCCAAGACGCTGCGCCGGCCCGCCGGCATCGGCGAGGGGCTGCGGACCAAGGTCAACGCCAACCTCGGCACGTCGCCGGAGCACGAGAACATCGACGAGGAGCTGGCCAAGCTGCGGGTGGCTGTCCGCTTCGGCGCCGACGCCGTCATGGACCTGAGCACCGGCCGCCTGATCCGTCTCACGCGGCAGCGGATCATCGCCGCCTCCGACGTCATGGTGGGCACCGTTCCCATCTACGAGGCGGCGGTCCGAGCCCGCGACGCGCACCAGACCTTCATCAGGATGACCGCGGATGAACTGTTCGGCGTGATCGAGGACCACGGCCGCGACGGCGTGGACTTCATCACCGTCCACTGCGGTGCCACCCGCGCAGTGGTGGAGCTGCTGCGCCAGCAGGGCCGGGTGATGGACATCGTCAGCCGCGGCGGCTCGCTCCTGGTGGAGTGGATGATCTGCAACGACTGTGAAAACCCGTTGTACGAGCACTTCGACCGACTGCTCGAGATCTGCCGCCGCCACGACCTGACTCTGTCGCTCGGGGACGGCCTGCGGCCGGGCTGCCTGGCCGACGCCACGGACCGCGCTCAGATCGGCGAAATGTTGGTGCTCGGCGAGCTGACGCGCCGGGCCCGCGCCGCCGGCGTGCAGGTGATGATCGAGGGGCCGGGCCACGTGCCCCTGCAGATGATCCCCGAGAACATGCGCCTGGAGAAATCGCTCTGCGAAGGCGCGCCGTTCTATGTGCTTGGCCCGCTGGTCACCGACATCGCCCCCGGTTACGACCACATCACCGGGGCCATCGGCGGGGCCGTGGCCGGGATGCACGGTGCGGATTTCCTCTGTTACGTGACACCGGCGGAGCACCTGCGGCTGCCCACCGAAGAGGATGTCCGCCTGGGCGTGATCGCCTCCAAGATCGCCGCTCACGCCGCGGACATCGCCAAGGGCCTGCCCGGCGCCATGGATCCGGACCGGGCCATGAGCGTGGCCCGGAAAAACCTGGATTGGGACAGTCAGTTCCGCCACGCCCTCGATCCGGAGCTGGCCGGACGCATGCGGCGGGAGCGTCCCCCAAAGGGGCAGAGCGAGGTCTGCACCATGTGCGGCGAGTTCTGCGCCGTCAAGACCAGCCAGGAGGCGATGGCGCTCCTTCGCGCGAAGAAGCGGTGA